Part of the Nicotiana sylvestris chromosome 2, ASM39365v2, whole genome shotgun sequence genome, AAAATTTTACTTTTTTAAGTACTGTTTTGTTTCTCCTCCCTCCTATTTAAAGTCCTTTTTGTAAGAAGTTTTTTTTCCCTCTCTGATGCTTGCATTGTAATTTATGTTTATGTTCAGAATCTCATGATTCTATTCCTTATATTTGTGTTACTTAAATatttaatcaaaaaaaaaataaaaattctcaTAGCATATATTATTAGCttctttaatattttaattcATGAGTTTCCACTACTAAGATTTTCCTCCTCCAATTTCTTCGCCCTTCTCTCTTTAGTGATTTTGTCGGTTCATTACTTTAATATTTTTCTGTTGTCTTTGAATTCCTTTTTAGGATGGTGGATAGCGGGATCGATCTCTCATTCGTGATACTTATCCGTTCAAAGTGTGAGGAAGATCGATGGAGTTGAATGCGACAACTCTAAGAAAGGATTTAGTACTTTAATATGTCCGTGATTGTTTTGAGTATTATTTAGCTTATGCAAACTCCTTTCGCTCTCCGTTGTATCTTTGTTGATTCGCAACTTTTGCCTTTGCATTATTCTTCTTATAATATAGCTAATGACCTGAAGATTTAGAAATTGCCTTTCCTCTATTCTGATCCATCTTCTATTAATAAATTTTCTTGGCGTCAAGTGTTTATCATTCGGAAAATCTACTCaaaccctatgttagaaaaatgGTATAAGCATAACTTTGTATAGTTTTGTCATGTAAAATACCTCATTTGGCCATGTAAAGATACAGTGGCCAACTGCGAATAAGGCTGGATGTTAACCTCAATAAATAGTcatactacaaaaaaaaaaaaaggaaaatacgAAAAATAGTCCTTAGCTTATGAAATTTTTTGCTTTTAGAAATCgataaaagcttaaggggtacgACAATAATACATGTATGGAATGGGAAAGCATGgaagaaatagaaagagaaatgaaagaggagaaagttcaaaactaacAAAGTATAACATCGGCATTATAGACAATAATTGTACTGTTAGGAGAAAAAGAATACTTATTGTTTATGCTCTCTTTTATGAATGCTTCAAAAGGAATACTGTTGTTATTTAATACATATGTTTGACATCTCCTATAAATTGACTAAAATTTTAACCTAGTTTCTTAAATAAATGTGGGACTTGGACCAAGTCAAATGATTAAGCGTTTACGAATAAAATGTTGGTTGTGGGACCGACCATAGAAATGATTAAGACAAGCAACGTTTGCTGGAATACAGCCTAGGAAAAAAGAATCCTCCAACGGCTCTAACATGCCATGCGGTCTGCGGTGCGGTGTCACCCAACAAATTAAATTGACCGTTTTGGGCCCCACGCATACTTTGagattttcaaaaaaatatataaccgTTGGAAAACCCCTCTTCGCTTCTCATCCCAAATACCTCGACAGAGCCATTGTGAGAATTGACAGAGAGCAGCTCATTCAAGTCCCTAAGGTGAATTTTaacttctctctttcttttccctTAATTATCAGAAGTTTGctagtcattttttccttttcaatttacAGTTTTTTCTCActatttgttgttgaatttgctGATTTGTTAAACGGATATGTTTACAGTAGGGAGTAGGAAATTATCATGTCACGTTTCAATTTTCTGCTTCTGAATGAAATCACAGGAGCTGCTTCTTTGTTTTTTAGAACAATTTGTAGTAAGAAAAATTTGtgacattttctttatcttttacAGTGGTTTAGAAGGTTGTTGACGAGATTCAGCTAGATTGTCATAAAAAATGCCATTTTCTACCATCATGAAtaagtttttgttttttgttgGGACTTTACAGAGGAGTATTTCCCACAAATTTCAACTACACCTTGTTAGAGATTCTTATGCTAGTAGGAGATATTGAGAACTtctagtatttttattttatagcaTTTAGCTTGAGATGGATTTAAATGGGGAACATGATTAGTCAGGATTTATATAGCCAATCCCAACTTGTTTGGGACCGAGACATAGTTGTTGTATTATGAGTacttttttggctatttttagggCATTTGATTGGGGTCCCAAATTTTCTCACACTTTCTTTAATTTTCAGCTGTTTAGGAGGTGACTGCCAAGATCCAATACTTTGTGTTATTTATCAATCAAACATGACAGTAGAGGTACAATCTGAGGCAACTCAAGTAGCTGAGGTAGTTGTTCCAAAAGAAGAATTAGAGGCTAAGAAGATTGTTGAGGAGGTTGAGAATGAGAAagtaaaagaagaagaggaggaggagacCAAACCAAAGGCAATAGAGAAGAGCTCTTCTTATAGAGAAGAGAGCAACTTTCTCTCTGATCTCAAGGAGAATGAAAAGAAGGCTTTGAATGATCTCAAATCAAAACTCGAGGAGGCCATTCTTGGTAACACTCTCTTCAAAAAAGAAGAGAGTGCCACCAAAAAGTCTCCAGAGAAATCACCATCAGGTGAGGAGGAAGAAAAGAAAGATGATGAGAACAAGGTTGAGGAGAAAGTAGAAGAGGAAGAGACAAAGAATGAGGAAAATTGCGATACAAATGGCGAGAATAAAGAGGAGAAAGAGAGTGAGGAGGAGGGGGCTGATTTAGATGTTGATGGAGTGGATAAAGTGATCTCCATTTGGGGGGTACCACTATTGCCTAGCAAAGGGGATGAGAGAACCAATGTGGTTCTTTTGAAATTCTTGAGAGCAAGGGATTACAAAGTGAATGAATCTTTCGAAATGCTCAAAAAAACACTCCAATGGAGGAAGGATTTTAAGATCCAATCAATCTTGGATGAAGATTTAGGGTCAGATCTTGCTCCAACTGCTTACATGAGTGGAACTGATAACCAAGGCCACCCTATTTGTTACAacatttttggagttttggatgATCAAGAGCTGTATAGCAAGACATTCGGGACGGAGGAGAAGCGTAAGCAGTTCTTGAGATGGAGAGTGCAGTTAATGGAGAAGGGTATTCAACAGCTTGATTTCAAGGCTGGAGGTGTCAGTTCACTGCTTCAGATTAATGATCTGAAGAACTCCCCTGGACCTTCCAAGAAAGAGGTCAGGGTTGCTACAAAACAGGCTGTTGATCTTCTTCAGGATAACTATCCTGAATTTGTTGCCAAAAATGTGAGTATTCTGTTTTATTTTCCTTGTTTTTACTTTCAGTTAGTGAGTTCTTAGAATAAAGTGCAAGCATATATAACTGTGAACTATGTTGGTCGGACTCTCTGAAATTATTGttacgtgtcggatcctccaaaaatagtaCATTAATATAGGTTGTGAAAATATAAATTGCTAATGAAAATATTACTATAAATCTTATGTGTATTGGTCTGACCATTTCACCTGTTTGTCTTCTTCAGATATTCATCAATGTTCCATTTTGGTATTATGCTTTCCAGTCATTGCTCTCTCCTTTCCTAACTCAAAGAACCAAAAGCAAATTTGTTTTTGCTCGTCCTGCCAAGGTCACTGAGACCTTGCTCAAGTAAGCTCCTTATTTCCAATTCTTTAAACTTCTAACGAGTTCAGTTTAAGTAGCACTTTTAGTCCCTGAATGCGAAAGTTTTATTTTTTAGTCCATTGGTTGCTACTGCTGAACTGTTTGGGTTGAGCAGGTACATTCCAATCCAAGAAATCCCAATTCAATATGGTGGACTCAAGAGGGAGAATGACTTTGAGTTTTCAGTCTCGGACTGTGAAGCTTCAGAAATGCTCCTTAAAGCTGGATCAACTGAAACCATTGAAATACCTGCAGCAGAGGTAACTTTGGGAATGAAATGTTGGTTATGTTGAGACTTTATCTTTCCCTTCTATATATGGTGATGCTGCATTTCTTTTGGCACTTAaatttctattaaaattatgtcAGGTGGGAAGTACATTTACCTGGGATGTTACCATTGTGGGCGGGGAAGTGAGCTATAAGGAAGAATTTGTGCCAGAGGATGAAAATTCTTACACAATTATAATTCAGAAGGAGAAGAAGTTGAGCTCGTCAATTCGCAACACATTCAAGAACAATGAAGCGGGAAAGATTGTGCTGACAATTAAGAACACTTCTAGCAAGAAGAAAAAGGCGTTTTACCGACACAAGATCAAGAAATCAGCAATTTAAGATCACAAATATCTGTTTTGAGTGAAGATGAAGATAGAGTTttatttcagtttttttttttccaGCAGTATAACTTTTTTTGTGGTTCATATCTTATTATTCTTTTGGCCCAATATTCATATTGTATATGTTGATTTATTCATTTTTCTCCCTATAAGGAACATGATCTCTGGATTTTTTAACCCATCTTTTTTATTGGTGTTGAGTTGGGATGGTCCACTGATGCTTACCCTCACCTCTTTTATCAATTGGTGCAATTTTCAGAAAAGATGCATATCCTAAATTACAATGTCTATGAACTATTGAATCAACAAAATTATAATAATCATCCGTTCTATTATTACTATTTAAAGAGTTATATTTTTCTGTTTGTGGGTGACAAGAAGTAAAATACAAGACTTGGTTCCATACCATGACCATATAAATCTTAAAGTATATACAAATCGACCAAAAACGCTTAAAGACTCGGCCAAAATTAAAATCACTAGCATACAAATTTTATGTGACCAAAACCTTCCAACTTAGCATTTAACACATcaatcaaggcattaatatttCATAAATAGAGATCGGCAATCACATTATCTTTTCCTGGTGTGTGTAGCGGATAAACGTACGGAATTGGTTTTATGAGCATGCCTTTTGTTCAGCTTATACAGGCTTTCATGATAAACTATCCTTGTTAGTTTGGGTCTTGGGTCGCTTTATGTGGGCTGGCTTGACTGTCATGACATGAGAAATGCAAATAAATGAAAATGTAGCCAAGGGAGCTCGAAGCTGAGAGGAGAAGTACATGAATAACTAACACTGAATCAACGGTCGTGATTGATTTTTATAATATGCTTCAAGGGCTCAGATGTTGCCAGCTGGACGAGTTTGTTATAAAGCTCAACAAACTAGTTGAGCAGGGTGATTTTTGAACCAACGGGAATTTTTCCAATTCTCTCACTCTTCTCTTCATCTCTTTCTCTTCCTTTCTCTTGTAATTCTGCTTTTACAGATCTATAACCCAGCTATGAGATTCTGATTAGCTTAGTTTCTTTAGTTCTTTTTCATTTCGCTTAGTAGTTTGTAATCGCCGTTGTTTCAATTTCAATATAAACAGAAAATTGTCCCAAAATTTGAGTGAATTTCTTAATTAATCAATTGAGATCCTGacatttggtatcagagccatcgAGCCTACAACCTGTGGATTAAACGATGGTGGATGGTACGAGGATGCAAACTATGGATGCCAAGATTACTTAACACGAGGAGGTGCTAGCTGGGTTAACTGCCGGGCAACAGAACTTACAGCAGACAAAAATGGGCGTTCAAGAAACCTTGGAATTGATATTGGACAAACTAAATGGAGGAGAGTTGCTTCCTCTTCCCGTGCAGGAGGCTAGGCCAAATAGACAAGCTGGATTTTCAGTCCCACCTCCTAAATGGGAATTGCCTAGTTTTGAAGGCAAGGAACCCAAGGTATGGCTTCCAAAATGCGATCGATATTTTAATTTGTATAAGACTGCTGAGAATTCTAAAGTTGAAGCTGTTGCTCTTTATTATTTGAATGGCTTAGCCGAAGTGTGGTTTAATTCCTTAACTGTGATCAAAGGGGTTGTGATTTGGGAGTGATTTAAGGCGGAATTGTGTCTTAGGTTTGGTGAGACTTTGATGGAGGATGTTATAGAAGAGTTTAATAAACTCCAACAGAAAGGGTCAGTTGAGGAGTTTCTGGGAAAATTTGAGGAACTCAAGGcccatatgggccgtcaaggcctctgacatactgtacataataaacctgtatctacaaagcctctaagattacttgacatcaaatgggacagggtattggcctacccataagtctgtagcaaagcTCTGACACGATGagtcatagactcggctgcactccgaatgaggtggagtcttaccgatctttCGCTGAATGCTGACCTCGTCTACTATAAGGGCTCATCAAATTGATTATCTATACCCGCAGGCATGAATGTAGCGTCCCCAATAAAAGGATgccagtatgaataatgtactgagtatgtaaggcagaactgaaacgCAACAacaagtcaacattaattaaagacatataagaatcaacttgaatctctgaagtgccaccttatatgcatacttatcatacttacatatataatgctTCACTTTGAGACTATTTCTATTATccatatcgtatgatgcatgacCGTCCAACTGATTAGTGGTAACCACCCGACCGGCCGTTGCACAGTGGTAATtgtatgactgcccaaccggtggtaaataataATACATAACTGCCCAACTGGTAGTAACTGTCCGACCGACCGTAGCCCGGTGGTAAATACATGTCTGCCTAAGCGGCCGTAGCATGATGGTAAATGaagatgcatgactgcccaacctgCCATAGCACGATGGTAAATATATAGCTGCCCAACCGGCCATAGCACGATAGTAAATGAAGATGCATGACTTgccaaccggccgtagctcggtggtaaatgtatATGCATGAAGATGCATATATCACTGtattataaacattaacatctttatcaaatacctcaaATCCTCAATAGGAAACTagatacatacttagacatgcttgaatatcactttacgggaatgaataacatagacatccttaaccgctaagagtagaaccacttatgaAATAGCATTACGTTTACGTAACGTTAggtggatcatgccaaaagaaagaagagatagccttaacatacctaagatGATTCTCTTGTTAATCCCTCTAATACACGCCTTTTGCGAAAATATGTAATGacggatcgaagtaggaaaaacTTGTAACACCCATAGTTTCATCTCATTTTGACAAACTTACATGCTATAGCGTCCGTATTATACTCTTCAACACAAAATCAAATACTAGTTGTAACATCTTACCACAAAAACATGTGATAGAAAGTCCAAATTCATCGGCTATGGACACAATTCACGTACCATTTAAGGGAAAATAACACAAGAATTAgaagagcaacaacaacaacaacatcgacccagtataatcccacaagtggggtctggggagggtaatatgtacgcagaccttacccctaccccgaagggtagagaagctgtttccaggagaccctcagctcaaaaaagcaacaggagacattatatt contains:
- the LOC104219499 gene encoding patellin-4, with the translated sequence MTVEVQSEATQVAEVVVPKEELEAKKIVEEVENEKVKEEEEEETKPKAIEKSSSYREESNFLSDLKENEKKALNDLKSKLEEAILGNTLFKKEESATKKSPEKSPSGEEEEKKDDENKVEEKVEEEETKNEENCDTNGENKEEKESEEEGADLDVDGVDKVISIWGVPLLPSKGDERTNVVLLKFLRARDYKVNESFEMLKKTLQWRKDFKIQSILDEDLGSDLAPTAYMSGTDNQGHPICYNIFGVLDDQELYSKTFGTEEKRKQFLRWRVQLMEKGIQQLDFKAGGVSSLLQINDLKNSPGPSKKEVRVATKQAVDLLQDNYPEFVAKNIFINVPFWYYAFQSLLSPFLTQRTKSKFVFARPAKVTETLLKYIPIQEIPIQYGGLKRENDFEFSVSDCEASEMLLKAGSTETIEIPAAEVGSTFTWDVTIVGGEVSYKEEFVPEDENSYTIIIQKEKKLSSSIRNTFKNNEAGKIVLTIKNTSSKKKKAFYRHKIKKSAI